A stretch of the Sphingomonas sp. CL5.1 genome encodes the following:
- the recJ gene encoding single-stranded-DNA-specific exonuclease RecJ, producing MSAPVLGIERSILGQPWRWRALAADQREDFVPDDLVTQLLLARGCPREGLDLHRNPTIRGFMPDPSIFRDMDRAAARLADAVEAREQVAIFGDYDVDGATSAALMILLLRELGLEARPYIPDRLMEGYGPSGPALVRLAGEGATLIVTVDCGAQAFDALEAARAAPVDVIVVDHHQCASTLPAALALVNPNRLDEGEGRAHGHLAAVGVAFLLGAALLRELRGRGWFAARAEPRLMDLLDIVALGTVADVAQLRGLNRAFVAQGLKVMAARHNIGLTALMEAARLTRAPTATDLGFALGPRINAGGRVGRADLGVRLLTTRDPIEAREIAAELDKLNEERRAIETAVQEAAETLLSAGRAVTVVAGEGWHPGVIGIVAGRLKEKLGRPAVVIALDEAGVGKGSGRSITGIDLGQAVLAAKEAGLLVAGGGHAMAAGLTIDGGKVSALADFLEERLAEKVTAAMADRALLVDSVHAPGGVTPELVSALDAGGPYGTGWPSPRVAVGRVRPVRVDVVGNGHVRAIVAGDDGRSFKAMAFRAADTPLGQALLGADTHRRLWLAGRAKVDTWGQRPAAELHVDDAAWAD from the coding sequence ATGAGCGCTCCCGTCCTCGGCATTGAACGATCGATCCTCGGCCAGCCGTGGCGCTGGCGCGCCCTTGCGGCGGACCAGCGCGAGGATTTCGTGCCCGACGATCTCGTCACCCAGCTCCTGCTGGCGCGGGGCTGCCCCCGCGAAGGGCTGGACCTGCACCGCAACCCGACGATTCGCGGCTTCATGCCGGACCCGTCGATCTTCCGCGACATGGACCGCGCCGCCGCCCGCCTCGCCGATGCCGTGGAGGCGCGCGAGCAGGTCGCGATCTTCGGCGATTACGACGTCGATGGCGCCACCTCCGCCGCGCTGATGATCCTGCTGCTGCGGGAACTCGGGCTGGAGGCGCGGCCTTACATTCCCGATCGGCTGATGGAAGGTTACGGCCCGTCCGGCCCGGCGCTGGTGCGGCTGGCGGGCGAGGGGGCGACGCTGATCGTCACGGTCGATTGCGGCGCGCAGGCATTCGACGCGCTGGAGGCGGCACGCGCCGCGCCGGTCGACGTGATCGTCGTCGATCACCACCAATGCGCCAGCACCCTGCCGGCGGCGCTCGCGCTGGTGAACCCGAACCGGCTGGACGAAGGGGAGGGGCGCGCGCACGGGCATCTCGCTGCGGTCGGCGTCGCCTTCTTGCTCGGCGCGGCGCTGCTCCGCGAGTTGCGAGGGCGCGGCTGGTTCGCGGCGCGCGCCGAGCCGCGATTGATGGACCTGCTCGATATCGTCGCGCTGGGCACGGTCGCCGACGTGGCGCAGCTTCGCGGCCTCAACCGCGCCTTCGTCGCGCAGGGGCTGAAGGTGATGGCCGCGCGGCACAATATCGGGCTGACCGCGCTGATGGAGGCCGCGCGCCTCACTCGCGCGCCGACCGCGACCGATCTCGGCTTCGCGCTCGGGCCGCGGATCAATGCCGGTGGGCGCGTCGGCCGCGCGGACCTCGGCGTGCGCCTGCTGACCACGCGCGACCCGATCGAGGCGCGCGAGATCGCGGCCGAGCTGGATAAGCTGAACGAGGAGCGTCGCGCGATCGAGACGGCGGTGCAGGAAGCGGCCGAGACGCTGCTCTCCGCCGGCCGCGCGGTGACGGTGGTCGCCGGCGAGGGCTGGCACCCCGGCGTGATCGGCATCGTCGCCGGGCGGCTGAAAGAAAAGCTCGGGCGGCCCGCGGTCGTCATCGCGCTGGACGAGGCGGGGGTCGGCAAGGGTTCGGGCCGGTCGATCACGGGTATCGATCTCGGGCAGGCGGTGCTCGCTGCGAAGGAGGCGGGGCTGCTCGTCGCGGGGGGGGGGCACGCCATGGCGGCGGGGCTGACGATCGACGGCGGGAAGGTGTCCGCGCTCGCCGATTTCCTTGAGGAGCGGCTGGCCGAAAAGGTGACGGCGGCAATGGCGGATCGCGCGCTGCTGGTCGATTCGGTCCACGCGCCGGGCGGGGTGACACCCGAGCTGGTGTCGGCGCTCGACGCCGGCGGCCCCTATGGCACCGGCTGGCCCTCTCCCCGCGTCGCGGTGGGGCGGGTGCGCCCGGTGCGCGTCGATGTGGTCGGCAACGGCCATGTCCGCGCGATCGTCGCTGGCGACGACGGGCGCAGCTTCAAGGCGATGGCCTTCCGCGCGGCGGACACGCCGCTCGGCCAGGCGCTGCTCGGCGCGGACACGCATCGGCGGCTGTGGCTGGCGGGGCGGGCGAAGGTCGATACCTGGGGCCAGCGCCCGGCGGCGGAGCTGCATGTCGACGATGCGGCATGGGCCGATTGA
- a CDS encoding methyltransferase domain-containing protein, with translation MRPPEIFDRAARRFRRDRIAAAYPAHDFLRAAMIEGLLDRLASVKREFRDVLDLGSFGGGFALPGARIARLDAGHRFAAKAGGVQGDEDRLPFRDGSFDLIVSAGVLDTVNDLPGALALARRALRPDGLFLAAFAGAGSLPTLRAVLREAEGDRPAPRIHPQIDVRAAGDLLMRAGFALPVADIETIDVRYASFGRLLDDLRGMGAGNILAERRAMRRDVLARAAEAFAGRADADGRTTERFAILYLTAWAPSPDQPQPARRGSATASLANAIGKKD, from the coding sequence ATGCGCCCGCCCGAAATCTTCGACCGCGCCGCGCGACGGTTCCGCCGCGACCGCATCGCCGCCGCTTATCCGGCGCATGATTTCCTGCGCGCCGCGATGATCGAGGGGCTGCTCGATCGGCTGGCGAGCGTGAAGCGCGAGTTCCGCGACGTGCTCGATCTCGGCAGCTTCGGCGGCGGCTTCGCGCTGCCCGGCGCGCGCATCGCGCGGCTCGACGCGGGCCACCGCTTTGCCGCGAAGGCGGGAGGCGTTCAGGGCGACGAGGATCGCTTGCCGTTCCGCGACGGATCGTTCGACCTGATCGTATCCGCCGGCGTGCTCGATACGGTCAACGATCTGCCCGGCGCGCTGGCGCTCGCGCGGCGCGCCTTGCGGCCGGACGGGCTGTTCCTCGCCGCGTTCGCCGGCGCCGGCAGCCTCCCGACGCTCCGCGCCGTGCTGCGCGAGGCGGAGGGCGACCGGCCAGCGCCGCGCATCCATCCGCAGATCGACGTGCGCGCGGCGGGCGACCTGCTGATGCGTGCGGGCTTCGCGCTGCCGGTGGCGGATATCGAGACGATCGACGTGCGCTACGCGAGCTTCGGGCGGCTGCTCGACGATCTGCGCGGGATGGGCGCGGGCAATATCCTCGCCGAACGCCGCGCCATGCGCCGCGATGTGCTTGCCCGCGCCGCTGAAGCGTTCGCCGGCCGCGCGGATGCGGATGGGCGGACGACGGAACGGTTCGCGATCCTCTACCTCACCGCCTGGGCGCCTTCGCCCGATCAGCCGCAGCCGGCGCGGCGCGGCAGCGCGACCGCCTCGCTGGCAAACGCGATTGGCAAGAAAGATTGA
- a CDS encoding ComF family protein, whose amino-acid sequence MRETMRRMLKLALPPRCPGCGAVIAADHRFCADCWGELRFIGPPWCASCNVPFAFARGDDARCGACLADPPRHRGIRAAVAYGEVARALALKLKYAGRTAYAETAARQMMRLMPAEADLLVPVPLHRWRLWRRGYNQAGLIAAALGRLTETPVEQRALERFRSTPMLRGLGARERRAAVCGVFRVVQEGKMRIAGRNIVLVDDVHTSGATANAATATLLGAGAASVTIMCWARVLDAEAD is encoded by the coding sequence ATGCGCGAGACGATGCGCCGGATGCTCAAACTGGCGTTGCCGCCGCGCTGCCCCGGATGCGGGGCGGTGATCGCGGCCGATCATCGCTTCTGCGCGGATTGCTGGGGCGAGTTGCGCTTCATCGGGCCGCCGTGGTGCGCGTCGTGCAACGTGCCGTTCGCCTTCGCGCGCGGTGACGATGCCCGGTGCGGTGCCTGTCTCGCCGATCCGCCGCGCCATCGCGGGATACGCGCGGCGGTCGCTTATGGCGAGGTGGCGCGCGCACTGGCTCTGAAGCTCAAATATGCCGGGCGCACCGCTTACGCCGAAACGGCCGCGCGGCAGATGATGCGGCTGATGCCGGCGGAGGCCGACCTGCTGGTGCCGGTGCCGCTGCATCGCTGGCGATTGTGGCGGCGCGGCTACAATCAGGCGGGGCTGATCGCCGCCGCGCTCGGGCGGCTGACTGAAACGCCGGTCGAGCAGCGCGCGCTCGAACGCTTCCGCTCGACGCCGATGCTACGCGGGTTGGGTGCGCGCGAGCGTCGCGCCGCTGTGTGCGGCGTGTTCCGCGTTGTGCAGGAGGGAAAGATGCGGATCGCAGGGCGCAATATCGTGCTGGTCGACGACGTGCATACCAGCGGCGCGACCGCGAATGCCGCCACCGCCACGCTGCTCGGTGCCGGCGCCGCGTCGGTCACGATCATGTGCTGGGCACGCGTGCTTGATGCCGAGGCGGATTGA
- the grxC gene encoding glutaredoxin 3 gives MANVEIYTKAFCPYCSRAMRLLAEKGVEPVEYDITLGGPKRAEMIERANGRTTVPQIFIDGRHVGGSDDLAALEADGKLEPLLAP, from the coding sequence ATGGCGAACGTGGAAATCTATACCAAGGCCTTCTGCCCTTATTGCTCGCGCGCGATGCGATTGCTCGCGGAGAAGGGCGTCGAGCCGGTCGAATATGACATCACGCTGGGTGGCCCCAAGCGCGCCGAGATGATCGAGCGCGCGAACGGCCGCACGACCGTGCCGCAGATATTCATCGATGGCCGGCATGTCGGCGGATCGGACGATCTCGCCGCGCTGGAGGCGGATGGCAAGCTGGAGCCGCTGCTCGCGCCGTGA
- a CDS encoding carbon-nitrogen hydrolase family protein gives MKIALAQTTTGIDPARNAAELVEAVHAAARGGATMLFTPEMSGLLDRDRSRAAASVVSENDDPVLAAVRAAAAEAGIWVELGSLALRRTDGRFVNRSFVIDATGAVRARYDKLHLFDVDLPTGERWRESAAYAGGESAVAVDTPVGRLGLSICYDLRFAGLYAALSGAGATVLSIPAAFTRPTGAAHWHVLMRARAIESAAFVVAAAQTGRHEDGRETYGHSLVVDPWGEVLLDMGEVPGLGFADIDPLVVTAVRGRIPVIDHRRPIPPVEVVP, from the coding sequence GTGAAGATCGCGCTGGCCCAGACGACGACCGGGATCGATCCCGCGCGCAACGCCGCCGAACTGGTGGAAGCGGTCCATGCCGCCGCGCGGGGTGGGGCGACGATGCTGTTCACGCCGGAGATGTCTGGTCTGCTCGATCGAGATCGGTCGCGGGCCGCCGCGTCGGTCGTGAGCGAAAATGACGATCCTGTGCTTGCCGCCGTCCGCGCGGCGGCGGCCGAGGCGGGAATCTGGGTTGAACTAGGCTCGCTCGCGCTTCGGCGGACGGATGGCCGCTTCGTCAACCGCAGCTTCGTGATCGATGCGACGGGCGCGGTGCGCGCGCGCTACGACAAGCTCCATCTGTTCGACGTGGATCTGCCGACCGGCGAGCGGTGGCGGGAATCGGCCGCTTATGCCGGCGGGGAGTCGGCTGTGGCGGTCGATACGCCGGTCGGGCGGCTGGGGCTGAGCATCTGCTACGACCTGCGCTTCGCCGGTCTCTATGCGGCGCTCAGCGGCGCCGGGGCGACCGTGCTGAGCATCCCGGCTGCCTTCACGCGCCCGACCGGCGCGGCACATTGGCATGTGCTGATGCGCGCGCGCGCGATCGAGTCCGCTGCCTTCGTGGTCGCGGCGGCGCAGACCGGCCGGCATGAGGATGGCCGCGAGACCTATGGACATTCGCTCGTGGTCGATCCGTGGGGTGAGGTGCTGCTCGACATGGGCGAGGTGCCGGGTCTCGGCTTTGCCGACATCGATCCGCTCGTGGTGACGGCGGTGCGCGGGCGCATCCCGGTGATCGACCATCGCCGGCCGATACCGCCGGTCGAGGTGGTGCCGTGA
- a CDS encoding DUF1178 family protein, with protein MIVFDLRCPDAHIFEVWFASSETFEEQKSNGMIACPICGATEVVKAVMAPRVSAKGDHGETPAPEQVKQALEALAAAQAKALEGSQWVGARFAEEARSMHLGEREQGSIHGQATPAEAKALVEEGIPVAPLPFPVRPPETLN; from the coding sequence GTGATCGTTTTCGACCTGCGCTGCCCGGACGCGCACATATTCGAAGTATGGTTCGCCTCGTCCGAGACGTTCGAGGAGCAGAAGAGCAACGGGATGATCGCCTGCCCGATCTGCGGCGCGACCGAAGTGGTGAAGGCGGTGATGGCGCCGCGCGTCTCCGCCAAGGGCGATCATGGCGAGACGCCCGCGCCGGAACAGGTGAAGCAGGCGCTCGAAGCGCTCGCGGCGGCGCAGGCGAAGGCGTTGGAGGGATCGCAATGGGTCGGCGCGCGCTTCGCCGAGGAGGCGCGCTCCATGCACCTTGGCGAGCGTGAACAGGGTTCGATTCATGGCCAGGCCACGCCTGCCGAAGCGAAGGCGCTGGTGGAGGAGGGGATTCCCGTGGCGCCGTTGCCGTTTCCGGTGCGGCCGCCGGAGACGTTGAACTGA
- a CDS encoding SWIB/MDM2 domain-containing protein — MATTTKSGGIHAPVQPSAELGAIVGNDKLPRSQVISKVWDYIKSHKLQNPENKREILADDKLKKVFGKDKVTMFEMNKYISQHVKA; from the coding sequence ATGGCTACGACTACCAAGAGCGGCGGCATCCACGCCCCCGTCCAGCCCTCGGCGGAACTGGGCGCGATCGTCGGCAACGACAAGCTGCCCCGCAGCCAGGTGATCAGCAAGGTGTGGGACTACATCAAGTCGCACAAGCTTCAGAATCCCGAGAACAAGCGCGAGATTCTCGCCGACGACAAGCTGAAGAAGGTCTTCGGCAAGGACAAGGTGACGATGTTCGAGATGAACAAGTACATCTCGCAGCACGTCAAGGCCTGA
- a CDS encoding TonB-dependent receptor gives MTKSTLLAASALAMTFAAPAWAQQAATDNEAQVAQTDIVVTAQRQAQRLQDVPIAVSAFNAENLEKQQIVNPSALQQTLPNVTFTKTNFTSSSFTIRGIGDLCVGTTCDSATAIHVNDMPLLNSRLFESEFFDLERVEVLRGPQGTLFGRNATSGVVNFITAKPDLTGIHAAGEFEYGNYDSKRLKGMFNLPLGDTLGIRVAGTWLNRGGYTKNLYNNSNIDGRDLYSVRGTLSWEPSVDTRVDLIGYYFHERDDRSRIQKQLCHRDPTGVLGCLPDKLAYDTLNGNATLATILTSKEFLNIAGASALTPFALGSVYQTRDSFYGITNPADVRTVNIDYSPTYYAEEQEYTLKVYHNFGQVSFNFTGGYMKNTVDSTSDYNLAVENSYAANVGLNTLYAAAVPGGPAASLANIRNTLIPNGPGTLCQSLADPKGVGVYGGNGICAPTSLDFDRSRASVRQYSAEAHIDSSFDGMFNFLLGAIYFDSKATNTDYYVNSFGLDYAAGLLGGGSAFGVTPFYRNNTPDFRLKSYGIFGESYFKFSDKVKLTLGMRYNHDEKDVIARTTLIFDTKSRVLLNAGGTPLLDREGNQITASAVSTVLAPYGTTDATSYLNNTALYDFDSTTPGNQAFAINSVSFGRLTGRAVLDYKVTNNNLLYASYSRGYKSGGINPPLSPVFAVPTTFAPEQVDSFEIGSKNTFDHGRLRLNLTGFYYKYKGLQLSRIVARTSVNDNINADIYGVEAEAIISPIPAFVVNANFSYLKSKVADDRYHANPRDPSGGRSDAVIIKDATNASNCAIRPANGSGATAAQVNQFVGIVNGAIGLQAPTPIPGTNTTGAFSVCSILAAAAAGSVGSFNPALAALQGPLQAVFNGGQPGTLPFVVDPSGVLTNVRGNSLPNAPSYKWSVGAQYTIDAGNWSIVPRADLNYTGETWGTIFNKNPIDRIPGYAVVNAQLQINGPDDRFYIRGFVQNLTNNSATTGMYVTDQSSGLFTNIFTLEPRRYGVAAGFKF, from the coding sequence ATGACCAAATCCACATTGCTTGCCGCGTCTGCACTGGCGATGACCTTTGCCGCTCCGGCGTGGGCGCAGCAAGCGGCAACCGACAACGAAGCCCAGGTCGCCCAGACGGATATCGTCGTCACCGCCCAGCGGCAGGCGCAGCGCCTGCAGGACGTTCCGATCGCGGTTTCGGCGTTCAACGCCGAGAATCTCGAAAAGCAGCAGATCGTGAACCCGTCCGCGCTGCAACAGACGCTGCCGAACGTCACCTTCACCAAGACGAACTTCACCTCGTCCAGCTTCACGATCCGCGGCATCGGCGACCTGTGCGTCGGCACCACCTGCGACAGCGCGACCGCGATCCACGTCAACGACATGCCGCTGCTCAACAGCCGCCTGTTCGAAAGCGAGTTCTTCGATCTGGAGCGCGTCGAGGTGCTGCGCGGGCCACAGGGCACCCTGTTCGGCCGCAACGCCACTTCGGGCGTGGTCAACTTCATCACCGCCAAGCCTGATCTCACCGGCATCCACGCGGCCGGCGAGTTCGAATATGGCAATTATGATTCGAAACGCCTCAAGGGCATGTTCAACCTGCCGCTCGGCGACACTTTGGGCATTCGCGTCGCCGGCACCTGGCTGAACCGCGGCGGCTATACCAAGAACCTCTACAACAACTCCAATATCGACGGCCGTGATCTTTATTCGGTGCGCGGCACGTTGTCGTGGGAGCCATCGGTCGACACCCGCGTCGACCTGATCGGCTATTATTTCCACGAACGCGACGACCGCAGCCGCATCCAGAAGCAGCTCTGCCATCGCGACCCGACCGGCGTGCTGGGCTGCTTGCCGGACAAGCTGGCTTATGACACGCTCAACGGCAATGCTACTCTAGCGACAATCCTGACCAGCAAGGAATTTCTCAACATTGCCGGCGCCTCAGCGCTCACGCCATTCGCGCTTGGTAGTGTCTATCAGACACGCGACAGCTTCTATGGCATAACGAATCCGGCTGACGTTCGCACGGTGAACATCGATTATTCGCCTACTTATTATGCCGAGGAACAAGAATATACGCTCAAGGTGTATCACAATTTCGGTCAGGTGAGCTTCAACTTCACTGGCGGTTATATGAAGAACACCGTCGATTCGACCTCTGACTACAATCTGGCGGTCGAGAATTCCTATGCGGCCAATGTCGGCCTCAATACGCTATATGCCGCGGCGGTGCCGGGGGGGCCGGCCGCCTCGCTCGCCAACATCCGCAACACGCTGATCCCGAACGGTCCCGGCACGCTCTGTCAATCACTGGCGGATCCGAAGGGTGTCGGCGTCTACGGTGGAAATGGCATTTGCGCGCCGACCAGCCTGGATTTCGATCGTTCCCGCGCCAGCGTGCGTCAATATTCAGCTGAAGCGCATATCGACAGCTCCTTCGATGGTATGTTCAATTTCCTGCTTGGCGCGATCTATTTCGACAGCAAGGCGACCAATACCGATTATTACGTCAACAGCTTTGGGCTGGATTATGCCGCAGGCCTCCTTGGAGGAGGATCGGCATTCGGCGTCACTCCATTCTACCGCAACAACACGCCCGACTTCCGCCTGAAATCCTATGGAATTTTCGGTGAAAGCTATTTCAAGTTCAGCGACAAGGTCAAATTGACCCTTGGCATGCGCTACAATCACGATGAAAAAGACGTAATAGCACGTACAACCTTGATCTTCGACACGAAGAGCAGGGTCCTGCTCAATGCGGGAGGAACACCGCTTCTTGACCGCGAGGGAAATCAGATCACCGCGTCGGCGGTGTCGACCGTTCTTGCCCCATATGGCACGACTGACGCCACCAGCTACCTGAACAACACCGCTCTCTATGACTTTGACTCGACCACGCCTGGCAACCAGGCATTCGCTATCAACTCCGTGAGCTTCGGCCGGCTAACCGGGCGCGCGGTGCTCGATTACAAGGTCACCAACAACAATTTGCTCTATGCCTCCTATTCGCGCGGCTACAAGTCCGGCGGCATCAATCCGCCGCTGTCGCCGGTGTTCGCGGTGCCGACGACTTTCGCGCCAGAACAGGTGGACTCGTTCGAGATCGGGTCGAAGAACACGTTCGACCACGGCCGCCTGCGGCTTAACCTCACCGGCTTCTATTACAAGTACAAGGGGTTGCAGCTCAGCCGCATCGTCGCCCGCACGTCGGTCAACGACAATATCAACGCCGACATCTACGGCGTCGAGGCGGAAGCGATCATCAGCCCGATCCCGGCCTTCGTGGTCAATGCCAACTTCAGCTATCTGAAGTCGAAGGTCGCCGACGACCGCTATCACGCCAATCCGCGCGATCCCTCGGGCGGCCGTTCGGATGCGGTGATCATCAAGGATGCGACGAATGCGTCCAACTGCGCGATCCGCCCGGCCAATGGTTCAGGAGCGACCGCCGCGCAGGTCAATCAGTTCGTCGGTATAGTCAACGGTGCGATCGGCCTTCAGGCTCCCACCCCGATCCCTGGCACGAACACTACCGGCGCTTTCTCGGTCTGCTCGATCCTCGCGGCGGCGGCGGCGGGTTCGGTCGGCAGCTTCAACCCCGCGCTGGCCGCATTGCAAGGTCCGCTACAGGCCGTATTCAACGGCGGCCAGCCCGGCACCCTGCCGTTCGTGGTCGATCCCAGCGGTGTGCTCACCAACGTGCGCGGCAACAGCCTGCCGAACGCGCCGTCCTATAAATGGTCGGTGGGTGCGCAATATACGATCGATGCCGGCAACTGGTCGATCGTGCCGCGCGCGGACCTCAATTATACCGGCGAGACCTGGGGCACGATCTTCAACAAGAATCCGATCGATCGCATCCCAGGCTATGCGGTGGTCAACGCGCAGCTTCAGATCAACGGGCCGGACGACCGCTTCTACATCCGCGGTTTCGTCCAGAACCTCACCAACAACAGCGCTACGACCGGTATGTACGTGACCGACCAGTCCAGCGGCCTGTTCACCAACATCTTCACCCTCGAACCGCGCCGCTACGGCGTCGCGGCCGGGTTCAAGTTCTGA
- the folE gene encoding GTP cyclohydrolase I FolE: MSDSIPGDRRGPDGKLEVPDDVAEAVRTLIRWAGDDPLREGLIDTPHRVARAWREYCAGYADDPARHLARVFEEVGGYDEIVLLKDIPFQSHCEHHMAPIIGKAHIAYLPQNHVVGISKLARVLHAFARRLQVQERLTAEVADCIWNGLKPQGVAVVIEASHACMSARGVRTPGVAMVTSRMMGVFREDERSRKEVLALMGHKE, from the coding sequence GTGAGCGACAGCATCCCCGGCGACCGGCGCGGGCCGGACGGCAAGCTGGAAGTGCCGGATGACGTAGCGGAAGCGGTGCGTACGCTGATCCGCTGGGCGGGCGACGACCCCTTGCGCGAGGGGCTGATCGACACGCCGCACCGCGTTGCGCGGGCGTGGCGGGAATATTGCGCGGGCTATGCCGACGACCCGGCGCGCCACCTTGCGCGCGTATTCGAGGAAGTGGGCGGTTATGACGAGATCGTCCTGTTGAAGGACATTCCGTTCCAGTCGCATTGCGAGCATCACATGGCTCCGATCATCGGCAAGGCGCACATCGCGTATCTGCCGCAGAATCATGTCGTGGGCATTTCAAAGCTGGCGCGCGTGCTCCACGCCTTCGCGCGCCGGCTTCAGGTGCAGGAGCGGCTGACGGCCGAGGTGGCGGATTGCATCTGGAACGGGCTGAAGCCGCAGGGCGTCGCGGTGGTGATCGAGGCGAGCCATGCGTGCATGAGCGCGCGCGGCGTGCGCACGCCGGGCGTCGCGATGGTGACGAGCCGGATGATGGGCGTGTTCCGCGAGGATGAGCGCAGCCGGAAGGAAGTGCTGGCGCTTATGGGCCATAAGGAGTGA
- a CDS encoding SDR family oxidoreductase, translated as MRRRTVLITGGAKRLGAAIVRAVAAAGHRPVIHYGTSRAEAEALAEETGGIAVGGDLANLAGLPALFARAIEAGGGAIDGLVNSASAFAYDRPEAIDHALALRLQAVNCLAPALLAQALAAQPGLEDGAVVNLLDQKLANPNPDFFSYSLTKYALGGATEMLAQALAPRVRVNAVSPGLTLPSGDQSGAEFARVASMNLLGRPVDAEEVARGVVYLLDARSVTGQNLFVDCGQRFLKREGDVMFEGRDG; from the coding sequence GTGAGGCGCCGCACCGTCCTGATTACCGGTGGGGCGAAGCGGCTGGGCGCGGCGATCGTGCGCGCGGTTGCGGCGGCGGGGCATCGGCCGGTGATCCATTATGGGACATCGCGCGCCGAGGCCGAGGCCTTGGCGGAGGAAACCGGCGGAATCGCGGTGGGCGGTGACCTTGCCAATCTCGCCGGTCTGCCCGCGCTGTTCGCGCGCGCGATCGAGGCGGGCGGCGGGGCGATCGACGGGCTGGTCAACAGCGCATCCGCTTTCGCCTATGATCGGCCCGAGGCGATCGATCACGCGCTGGCGCTGCGGCTCCAAGCCGTCAATTGCCTCGCGCCGGCGCTGCTGGCGCAAGCGCTCGCCGCGCAGCCGGGGCTTGAGGACGGCGCGGTGGTCAATCTGCTCGATCAGAAGCTGGCCAATCCGAACCCGGACTTCTTCTCGTACAGCCTCACCAAATATGCGCTCGGCGGCGCGACCGAGATGCTGGCGCAGGCGCTGGCGCCGCGCGTGCGGGTCAACGCGGTGTCGCCGGGACTGACGCTGCCGAGCGGTGACCAGAGCGGGGCCGAGTTCGCCCGCGTGGCGAGCATGAATCTGCTCGGGCGGCCGGTCGACGCGGAGGAAGTGGCGCGCGGGGTGGTCTATCTGCTCGACGCGCGCAGCGTGACCGGCCAGAATCTGTTCGTCGATTGCGGGCAGCGATTCCTGAAGCGCGAGGGCGATGTGATGTTCGAAGGGCGCGATGGCTGA
- a CDS encoding dihydroneopterin aldolase gives MAEYTTILEGLEVRMRLGIHPHEVEPQRVRLTVEMTVDYPAPPANDAIGEVLDYDFVREGIRALAEARGFALQETLVEAVATLCLEDARVRRVRVRSMKLDVYPDAAVGCEIVRTR, from the coding sequence ATGGCTGAATATACGACGATCCTGGAGGGGCTGGAGGTGCGGATGCGCCTTGGCATCCATCCGCATGAGGTGGAGCCGCAGCGCGTGCGCCTGACGGTGGAGATGACGGTCGACTATCCCGCGCCGCCCGCGAACGACGCGATCGGCGAGGTGCTCGATTACGATTTCGTCCGCGAGGGCATCCGCGCGCTCGCCGAGGCGCGGGGATTCGCGTTGCAGGAGACGCTGGTGGAGGCGGTGGCGACGCTGTGCCTTGAGGACGCGCGCGTCCGGCGGGTGCGGGTCCGCTCGATGAAGCTGGACGTCTATCCCGACGCCGCCGTGGGATGTGAGATCGTGCGGACGCGCTGA